The Panthera leo isolate Ple1 chromosome A3, P.leo_Ple1_pat1.1, whole genome shotgun sequence genome contains the following window.
ggaaaatacaaaattggCCACCAGCAAAATGTCCAGAAATgagaaatggttaaataaaagGCCCTCTTCCTACTGCAGATGGTGGGAATTGTGCATTTAAGAGCAGGGAAACGACACAATGAGGCCTTGGGAAAATCCTGAGGTGGCAGTGTGCAGAGCAAAAGGCCATTCTGCACACACAGAATAGCCCAAAACCCAGATGTGGGGGCCAGAAGCCTACCAGTAGGCAGTTATTTCCAGATGATTCAGGAAAGGATTGGGACTTGGTCCTGGACAAATTAATGAATTTtcttatgacttttattttcataagtGGGTAAGATGCCAGGGGAAAAGGAGTAAGGAatccttgttcttttctttctttctttctttctttctttctttctttctttctttctttctttttctttctttccttccctcattttcttccttccttccttctctttctttctctctttctttctttctttctttacctctttctctctttctgtctttctaatTTACCACTGGCCAGGCGCTGCACCAAGCACTTATAAAGCATTAACTGACTTAATGCTTACAACACCTCCACAAAGTAGGTACCATCATCCCCATTCCAAAGATGAGCTCTGTCTCAAGGAAGTTAATTAAGTTTGGAAGCTTCCCCAGCTGAAAGGAGCAGGATTTAAACCCAAGCCTCAAGCCTCTCTACTTGCTCTAGACTACTGACGGTTTTAAAAAGTTCAAGAGGAGTTTTAAGATGGGCGGCTGCTACCCTTCACTATGGACAAGAGCTCCATATTAAGACTGCCTAGAAGCTgtgcttaaaaaggaaaagatacttTTCCCTTATGTTCTACTCCTAATGACCAAATCGCTCCCCACTGCCCAGGGCTGGCTCATTTTCCTATGAGAAAGATTTAATTAAAAGCCTCTTTCTTTGACAGCATTACCTCCTGGAGCCCCTCTGCTCCACGGGGACCAGCCTTGAGCTCTATATGGCAGCGCGTTTCTCTGCTTTCCCCTCCAAATCGGGGAAGCCTTCTTCCCTGCTATCAGATTCACTTTTCCAGTGTAAAGGAAAGCCACCTTGCCTTCTTTATTCACTGTCTTATTTAGAGAAGTTCTCTAGCACTAGAGCCGTGGTATTTTTATAAGCCACACGAACAACAATGTATTGCCTCAATTACTGTCTATTGTGTGTTTTGGGGTCTCCTTGATAATAGCAGGCTGAATGGAGCACACTCGGCTGCCTTGCCCTTATTAAACTGTGAAGGTCACTTCTCTGCCAGGATCTGTAGCTGGCGagccctcccttctcttccacaAATGTTGTCTCTTCCAGAGCTTTTTGCAATTATGGCTCATTTCTCTAGGTTTCATATGGCAGGCGTCTGAACAGAATTAAAAGCATAAGCACGTGCAAAAATAATCCGCTTCCCAAGATAGCAAATGCTGAGAAGTTCTATATTAGAACACACTGGGAGTGCTGACTGGCTAGGGCATGATTAACCTAATAGGCTTAAAGTTCCACTTGCCATGCACATCTGTCAGGACCGGGGCTGAAGCAGGCCCATAATCCCTGAGACTGGGGTCCTTCAGAATTGCCCTGTTGCTCACTAACAGCAGACGGTTCAAGATTAGAACAACAAGACAACAGGCACCACCACCTCTTCATGGTGGGGCCAAGGGACTAAAGAAAACTGATTCCAAGGACCCGGCACCATGGACTTCAGAGGATTCTGGCCTGGAAATTGCCCGGACAGATTAGTAAGGCTCGCTTTTGTTCCTCCTATTTCAAATTTGATTCTCTGCAAACTGTGAAGagtgttgggggggcggggagatgaCTACAAGCTGAAATCATGGGGTGCACACCTTCCCACAATGACCTTGTTAATAGCGTCGCTAAGAGTGGcatccagttttttaaaaagcccaaagCAATTTTGCCGGGACGTCAGGGGGGCAGTGAAAGATGCTCTACTCCTTCGTTGCTTCCCACCTCCACCTGCTATGACTCTGGGGGAGGCTTGTCCCAGGGACAGAGGCTGGCACAGGAGCAGCCAAGTTCCCAGACCCAAAGCTCAGCTGAAGGTCTTTGTCAGCTCCCAAGAGATCCCACTGCAGGCAAAGGGAAAGATATGGAAGGACTGCCCCCCAAAGCCAAAACCTCCCAATCCCACCTGGGCAAATCACAAAGCCGCACGGCTAAGGATATTCCGTCCAAGACACAGAGCTCCCACGGGTCACCAGGGGCAGCCTCCTCTGGGGAAGCCAGTGAAGAAAGTAACACCCAGGAAAGGATGCTGAGATGCCACACATGTGGCCAACAGGGCCATTGTTGCCAAAACAGCATTCCTGCTCATGAGCCTGAGGGCAAAGTGGACTTCCCCGAGCCCCTGGTGAAAGCGCACCAGCATGCCTATACCTACCTGCACTCCAGCCTCTCCAAATATGAAGCAATTCTGTGCATCACCCATCAGGCCACCCAGACCCAAGAGCTGCTCCAGCCCATGGTCAGCTTCCTGCTGCTGTGCTTTGATGAGGTCAACCGGCTCTTGGGGGAGATCTCCAAGGATGGAGAAGTGCTCCTCCAAGAAGTTAGGGAGGATCTGGCGTGGCAGTTGAGGAAAGGAGAGCCCCAGGAGCAGCCGGACCTCCTACCACAGCTTCTGCAGCACACAGTCAGCAAGCTGCTGGTGCTCAGGGGCATGGTGGCCTCACTCACCGGCAGCTTCCTGGAGAGCTCCAGTGGTTACCTCCATGCCACCGCGAGCCACGTGGGAAAGAAGCTGAGCACAAAGAGGGGTGTGGATGAATGTCTCCTGCGGGCTCTGGGGCAACTGGAGAGCTTGGTGAGTGGCCACAGTGACCCTGGGATGCAGGGTCTGCCCTTGTGCTCCGAGGACAGTGGCATCGGTGCTGACAATGAGTCTGTGCAGCTGGCCGACAAGCTGGGCAAGCAAGCCAGCTGGGACTCAGTGCCAGAGCCAGCGGAATGGAAACCGGCGTTTCCAGCCACAGCGGAAGCCAGGCTCTCGGGACATACCTGGCAGCAAAGTCCTTTCCAGATGGGTTCAGACCGACCCCAGGACTGCCCGCTTTCGAGACCTCCTACGGCGAAGGTTCAGCCAGAGGCACAGGGTGGGGCCGGTGGCCCATGCCCCTCCAGCACGGGCCCAAGAAACACTACCTCCAGCTCCCTGGGGATGGCCAAAAGCACTTGGTGTGACTCCCTTGGGATTGGGATCTCAAGGGAAGCACGTTTTTCTAAAGGCCCCAGGTTGATGGGCACATCTTCCCTCAGTGAAGGTGAGGACAGTagcccagaggaggaggaagaccaaGCGAGCAGCATGAGTCCCTGTGCATGGCGGGAAAATTCTTCCCAGCCAAGGCCACGGTCTTCACCTGGTAGCCCGGAAAGCCTGTTTCAGCCACACCCCAGGAGGCTTAGGAGCCCCCAAGCCCAGGAAATGATTCTGAAgatgaaggaagcaatcagcGAAAGGATCAAGTTTGTCCCTGTGCCCTCGGGGCCCCAGGACTGGCCtgaggaggaggacaggaggaCGGCGGTCCCACCAAGACCCAGCACAGCCAGTGGCAGCAGGAGGGCCCCTGTGAGGCAGAGGAGGTCCCAGTCAGAGGGCTGTCTGAAGAGCCAGGCTGAGGACCCCACCCTCCAGGAGCTGCGGAGGGTCCAGAGAGACCTCAGCCAGAGGCTGGAGGCATTTTACGCCCTGGGCGCACGACAGCAGGGGCAGAGCGCGGGGCAGGTCCCGCAGCCCAGAGCAGTGGCTCTGAGGCCCGACAACTGCAGGGTCACCCCGAGCAACACCATCAGCAAGCTGAAGGCCTCTCTCACCAAGAACTTCAGCATTTTGCCAAGTCAGGACAAAAGCATCTTGCAGAAATGCGGTCCCCGCCCTGAGAGTGAACAGCACTGGCGGCGGAGAGCTGAGGGGCTTCCGGTGGCCATTGCGTCGGATGAGAGGGCCAGTGAGGCTCCAGGAGCCATGGACTGGAATGTCAGGGGCTGCCCCACCAGAACATCGGTCAAGAAACTCATTGAAACTTTCAGTCCCACTAAGAGTCTGAGAACACTGGGGGATTCCAAGGACTCTGGGCCAAACCCCTGCCTCAGGAAATGGGGGGTCCCCATCATGCCTCCCAGATTTCCCATTTACAGGGGGCTTGCCCCTTTGTATCCAAAGCCACAAATTTCTCCAGCAGCAAGCAGAGACCCCCTCCAGGTGGGGCCAGACTGGAGGCCCCCACCTCCTATTTTTCcccctgtgctcacagcagaaCCATCCAAGAGTGAGGATCTCAATTTCAACTGTGAAACAGAGGAGGACCCAGAGCATCTCCCTCCACCGCCTCTGGAAGTCCTGATGGACAAATCCTTCACCTCTCTGGAGCCCCCAGAAAGCAGCAAGCCAGCAGGGAGCTCCTCCAAGGAGACCCATGTGCCAGGGCCGGGAGGGGCTGACCCTGCCCGGAGAACGTGGGCTTCCCCAAAGCTAAGAGCCTCCATGAGCCCCACTGACCTGCTACCCAGCAGGAGCACGACTGCCCCCACCAGGCCCCACAGCACAGGGCCAGGGGGCAGCAAGAGCGGCTGCGGCACCAAAAAGCTCACCTGGGACCTTAATCACCTGCCAGCAACCAGCAGAAACCCAGAGGTGGAGGGCAGTGGGGCTCCGAGTCAGGCACCTGCAGACAAGGCTGCCAGCCTGCCCAAGCATCCCCAGAAGGCCATCCCCTGGCACCACTGCAGCCACACATCTGGGCACAACAGGACCTTGGGACCCAGCCTGGCCAGGCCAACACGGGGGCCACATTCTCCTGAGGCCC
Protein-coding sequences here:
- the PCARE gene encoding photoreceptor cilium actin regulator yields the protein MGCTPSHNDLVNSVAKSGIQFFKKPKAILPGRQGGSERCSTPSLLPTSTCYDSGGGLSQGQRLAQEQPSSQTQSSAEGLCQLPRDPTAGKGKDMEGLPPKAKTSQSHLGKSQSRTAKDIPSKTQSSHGSPGAASSGEASEESNTQERMLRCHTCGQQGHCCQNSIPAHEPEGKVDFPEPLVKAHQHAYTYLHSSLSKYEAILCITHQATQTQELLQPMVSFLLLCFDEVNRLLGEISKDGEVLLQEVREDLAWQLRKGEPQEQPDLLPQLLQHTVSKLLVLRGMVASLTGSFLESSSGYLHATASHVGKKLSTKRGVDECLLRALGQLESLVSGHSDPGMQGLPLCSEDSGIGADNESVQLADKLGKQASWDSVPEPAEWKPAFPATAEARLSGHTWQQSPFQMGSDRPQDCPLSRPPTAKVQPEAQGGAGGPCPSSTGPRNTTSSSLGMAKSTWCDSLGIGISREARFSKGPRLMGTSSLSEGEDSSPEEEEDQASSMSPCAWRENSSQPRPRSSPGSPESLFQPHPRRLRSPQAQEMILKMKEAISERIKFVPVPSGPQDWPEEEDRRTAVPPRPSTASGSRRAPVRQRRSQSEGCLKSQAEDPTLQELRRVQRDLSQRLEAFYALGARQQGQSAGQVPQPRAVALRPDNCRVTPSNTISKLKASLTKNFSILPSQDKSILQKCGPRPESEQHWRRRAEGLPVAIASDERASEAPGAMDWNVRGCPTRTSVKKLIETFSPTKSLRTLGDSKDSGPNPCLRKWGVPIMPPRFPIYRGLAPLYPKPQISPAASRDPLQVGPDWRPPPPIFPPVLTAEPSKSEDLNFNCETEEDPEHLPPPPLEVLMDKSFTSLEPPESSKPAGSSSKETHVPGPGGADPARRTWASPKLRASMSPTDLLPSRSTTAPTRPHSTGPGGSKSGCGTKKLTWDLNHLPATSRNPEVEGSGAPSQAPADKAASLPKHPQKAIPWHHCSHTSGHNRTLGPSLARPTRGPHSPEAPRPSQERSALLVRKASPSRGYWTPRAVRRQPSSHRPARPSAPSVHGSSSPPVSPPVSPKVLSPPTTKKGASPATRQHKPPSPPPASPPTRHKASSPPIQHTEASSPSSGASPSPPVSPTEGQETRGSENNRAATAKVSGNTCSIFCPATSSLFEAALPLSTAHPLTPPSLPPEAGGPRGTPAGCWRSSSGPRPRTGSQRGMALCALNPQPFVRRTASDRRPGLRLPLPVPGATSNACESPLSRSSSSEESPKKDTEPWSSPCAPELKGSGLDASPPELCVLGHGLQREARASRAQDKPQEKKEVA